In Liquorilactobacillus nagelii DSM 13675, the following proteins share a genomic window:
- a CDS encoding endonuclease III domain-containing protein — translation MAKVNVNKLYNRLLAKMGPQGWWPADTKPEIVVGAILVQNTNWKNVEKSLTNLRKATAFDPTAISRLTLENLEQLIKPSGFFTSKARAIHETCQFFNEFQWDYPLIVKQYGKQLRKRLLDIPGIGPESADVFLVYVFDLPVFIADKYARRLFGFLLGQSYANYQALKNSVSLPANFSRLEAKELHGLIDEFGKTYLKNEATFQKSFLACQITELVDNN, via the coding sequence ATGGCAAAAGTAAATGTAAATAAATTATATAATCGATTGTTGGCAAAGATGGGTCCACAAGGTTGGTGGCCAGCTGACACTAAACCAGAGATTGTCGTAGGAGCTATCTTGGTGCAAAATACAAATTGGAAAAATGTTGAAAAATCGTTAACTAATTTACGAAAAGCGACTGCCTTCGATCCTACTGCAATTAGTCGATTAACACTTGAAAATTTAGAGCAATTAATTAAACCAAGTGGATTTTTTACTAGTAAAGCGCGAGCAATCCATGAAACTTGTCAATTTTTCAATGAGTTTCAATGGGATTATCCACTAATAGTTAAGCAGTATGGCAAGCAACTACGTAAACGATTGTTGGATATACCGGGAATTGGTCCTGAGAGTGCAGATGTATTTTTGGTATATGTCTTTGATTTGCCAGTATTTATTGCTGATAAGTATGCTCGGAGACTTTTTGGCTTTTTACTAGGGCAATCATATGCTAATTACCAAGCACTAAAAAATAGTGTTAGTTTACCAGCCAATTTTTCACGGCTTGAAGCCAAAGAGTTGCATGGTTTAATTGACGAGTTCGGTAAAACGTATCTGAAAAATGAAGCAACATTCCAAAAAAGTTTTTTAGCATGTCAAATAACTGAACTTGTCGATAATAATTGA
- a CDS encoding cupin domain-containing protein: MTEKHLELKDYGPQPFAPDLKAAALANDNYRTTLWTGDHFQVTLMAIPAGGGDIGMEIHHGNDQFIYLVDGVGHVQMGKDKNKLTIDREIHPGEAVIIPDNTWHNVINAGNKTMKVFSIYSPVKHAKGTDEKTKDDAIQQEGPLEGTGE; encoded by the coding sequence ATGACTGAAAAGCACTTAGAACTTAAAGATTATGGCCCACAACCATTCGCTCCAGATTTAAAGGCCGCTGCCTTAGCTAATGACAATTATCGAACTACTTTGTGGACGGGTGATCATTTTCAAGTCACTTTGATGGCAATTCCAGCTGGTGGTGGGGATATCGGAATGGAAATTCACCATGGCAATGACCAATTCATTTATTTAGTAGACGGTGTGGGTCACGTTCAAATGGGCAAAGATAAAAACAAATTGACGATTGACCGTGAGATTCATCCTGGTGAAGCAGTAATTATTCCAGATAATACTTGGCACAATGTAATTAACGCTGGTAATAAAACTATGAAAGTCTTCTCAATTTATTCTCCAGTAAAACACGCCAAGGGAACTGATGAAAAGACCAAAGATGACGCGATTCAGCAGGAAGGCCCACTAGAGGGCACCGGTGAATAA
- a CDS encoding PTS sugar transporter subunit IIB, with product MTEKELNVLLVCGTGASSGFMAANMRKAAKKAGLTIKIQARSESQLEDMIDDVDYLLVGPHLSYKEAELRATADAHQVKMGIIPQTIYGTLNGKAALEFMQAL from the coding sequence ATGACAGAAAAAGAATTAAACGTATTGTTGGTGTGTGGAACAGGTGCTTCTAGCGGATTCATGGCAGCTAATATGCGTAAAGCGGCTAAAAAAGCAGGCTTAACTATCAAAATTCAAGCACGCAGTGAGTCACAGTTAGAAGATATGATTGATGACGTTGATTACTTATTAGTTGGTCCACATTTGTCCTATAAGGAAGCAGAGTTGCGGGCAACAGCTGACGCGCATCAAGTTAAGATGGGAATTATCCCACAAACGATTTATGGAACTTTAAATGGTAAAGCAGCACTAGAATTTATGCAAGCGCTGTAA
- a CDS encoding PTS sugar transporter subunit IIC — protein sequence MQTKLLNFMQEKFIPKVNKITNNAWIKGIQQSIISILPFILVGSLVTLIMLLNNIKSNLIPDLNDMSTFTFGMLGLFLAFLIPYHILENYKNEKKILAGFTALALYLMLIKPTFVSDVSYIKFELARFGSGGMFLSIVVGLVVAAVMLLAAKFSFFSEDTVLPDFIVTWFDSLIPIAVLIFMGWLGLTIKNVDIFKFITWVFSPLSFVGQSYLGFVLIVFLYSFFYSFGISTWALSPIVYPVMFSGIAQNAALVSKGLAPTNMTTYEVFYSAFIAAGGFGFTITLSIMMMLFAKSQQLKTISRATFPAVIFNINEPLVFGAPIAFNPILMVPMWINGLLVPLIAGAAMKLSMVPIPAKVFQLWYIPFPISTYLTTGIKGVILFILLFVITWMVYFPFFKTYDKQLYTQEQASK from the coding sequence ATGCAAACTAAATTATTAAACTTTATGCAGGAAAAATTTATTCCCAAGGTTAATAAGATTACTAATAATGCTTGGATTAAAGGAATTCAGCAATCGATCATTTCGATTTTGCCTTTTATCTTGGTTGGTTCGTTAGTAACACTGATTATGCTTCTTAATAATATCAAGTCCAATTTGATTCCGGATTTGAATGATATGAGTACTTTCACTTTTGGCATGTTGGGATTGTTTTTAGCTTTCTTAATTCCATATCACATCTTAGAAAATTATAAAAATGAAAAGAAAATCTTAGCCGGCTTTACCGCGTTAGCTTTGTATTTGATGTTAATTAAGCCAACTTTTGTCAGCGATGTCAGTTATATCAAATTTGAATTAGCGCGTTTTGGTTCTGGCGGGATGTTCTTATCGATTGTTGTCGGTTTGGTAGTTGCAGCAGTGATGTTATTAGCAGCTAAATTTTCCTTCTTTAGTGAAGATACCGTTCTGCCAGATTTTATTGTTACTTGGTTTGACTCTTTGATTCCGATTGCTGTTTTGATTTTTATGGGTTGGTTAGGTTTAACAATTAAGAATGTTGATATTTTCAAATTCATTACTTGGGTCTTTTCGCCATTATCTTTTGTAGGTCAGAGTTATCTTGGCTTTGTCTTAATTGTTTTCTTATATAGTTTCTTTTATTCTTTTGGAATCAGTACTTGGGCTTTATCACCAATTGTGTATCCAGTAATGTTCAGCGGAATTGCTCAAAATGCTGCTTTAGTTAGCAAGGGCTTGGCGCCAACTAACATGACAACTTATGAAGTTTTTTATTCCGCTTTTATTGCTGCGGGTGGTTTTGGTTTTACCATCACACTTTCAATTATGATGATGCTCTTTGCTAAATCACAGCAGTTGAAAACAATTTCGCGAGCAACTTTTCCAGCTGTAATTTTTAACATTAATGAACCACTGGTATTCGGTGCACCAATTGCATTTAATCCAATTTTGATGGTTCCAATGTGGATTAACGGTTTATTAGTACCACTGATTGCTGGTGCAGCGATGAAATTGAGCATGGTACCGATTCCGGCTAAAGTATTCCAGTTATGGTACATTCCGTTCCCAATTTCAACTTATTTAACCACGGGGATTAAGGGTGTTATCTTATTTATCCTATTGTTTGTTATTACTTGGATGGTTTACTTCCCGTTCTTCAAGACTTATGACAAACAGTTATACACTCAAGAACAAGCTAGTAAATAA
- a CDS encoding PTS lactose/cellobiose transporter subunit IIA, which translates to MEDIEKKQQIAMQIILNAGDARNFAMQALDQVAEHDFAQAKNLLKQAKEKITLAHNAQTDEIQAEAAGETAIYSLLFNHAQDTLMTVISEINLTEKMIKIVSSLVPKN; encoded by the coding sequence ATGGAAGATATTGAAAAAAAACAACAAATTGCCATGCAGATTATTTTAAACGCAGGAGATGCACGTAATTTTGCCATGCAGGCACTTGATCAAGTTGCTGAACATGATTTTGCCCAAGCAAAAAATCTGCTTAAACAGGCTAAAGAAAAAATAACTTTGGCACATAATGCGCAAACTGATGAAATACAAGCAGAAGCAGCTGGTGAAACAGCAATTTACTCACTGCTATTCAATCATGCGCAAGATACTTTAATGACGGTGATTTCCGAAATTAATTTGACAGAAAAAATGATCAAGATTGTTTCCTCATTAGTTCCCAAGAATTAA
- a CDS encoding glycoside hydrolase family 1 protein: protein MKIEKFPADFLWGGAVAANQVEGGFAAENKGLSQTDVLPYVNQKDHKKIKKITAQQEIVENLQAKDKIFPRRWGIDFFNKYRQDLDLFAELGLTAFRTSIAWSRIFPNGDDAVANEAGLAYYDHLFAEMEKRQITPVVTLSHYEMPLKLVTEYGGWKNPRLLELYLKFCKVVMKRYPQIKYWVTFNQINSALNDAYSALGILKDDYSNAADFERDKFQALHYQLLATAKVVEFAKNELPSVQVGSMVYDMTSYAATTDPKDVLANQDNLLQADFMSDVMVRGEYPAYILNYLRRNKISFNPSAAELTTIKQNPIAFLGLSYYLTTVTHHDTVPLLARNSWNMGTDTYNPLLPSSDWGWQIDPVGLRIALRRYADKYPHLPLMILENGIGHLDQLTADGKIHDPYRSEYLAAHLQQVSAAIADGVPVIGYFVWSPIDIISSSTCEMQKRYGLIYVDQDDYGQGSQQRIRKDSFTWYQQFISQHRREKTN from the coding sequence ATGAAGATTGAAAAATTCCCAGCTGATTTTTTATGGGGCGGGGCGGTTGCTGCCAATCAAGTCGAAGGTGGCTTTGCTGCAGAAAACAAAGGACTTTCACAGACTGATGTCTTACCATATGTTAATCAAAAAGATCACAAAAAGATTAAAAAGATTACTGCGCAACAGGAGATAGTTGAAAATTTACAAGCAAAAGATAAGATCTTTCCAAGACGATGGGGAATTGATTTCTTTAATAAGTATCGTCAAGACTTGGATTTGTTTGCGGAGCTAGGCCTGACTGCTTTTCGAACGTCGATTGCGTGGAGTCGGATTTTCCCTAACGGTGATGATGCTGTAGCGAATGAAGCTGGTTTAGCATATTATGATCATCTTTTTGCTGAAATGGAAAAACGCCAGATTACCCCGGTTGTCACTTTGTCGCATTATGAAATGCCTTTAAAGTTGGTAACTGAATATGGTGGTTGGAAAAATCCACGGTTACTTGAACTGTACCTTAAGTTTTGCAAAGTTGTAATGAAGCGGTACCCCCAAATTAAGTATTGGGTTACTTTTAATCAAATTAATTCAGCATTAAATGATGCCTATTCAGCTTTAGGAATCTTGAAGGATGATTATTCGAATGCAGCTGATTTTGAAAGAGATAAGTTTCAAGCACTACATTATCAGTTATTAGCGACGGCTAAAGTTGTTGAGTTTGCCAAAAATGAGCTGCCGTCAGTCCAAGTGGGGAGCATGGTTTATGATATGACTTCTTATGCAGCAACGACTGATCCTAAAGATGTGCTGGCGAATCAGGACAATCTTTTGCAAGCTGATTTTATGTCAGATGTTATGGTTCGTGGAGAATATCCGGCTTATATTTTAAATTATTTGCGGCGAAATAAAATTTCATTTAATCCTTCAGCAGCTGAATTGACAACTATCAAACAAAATCCGATTGCCTTTTTAGGTTTAAGTTACTATTTGACTACAGTTACTCACCATGATACCGTTCCATTATTGGCCAGAAATTCTTGGAACATGGGAACCGACACCTACAATCCACTTTTACCAAGTTCTGATTGGGGCTGGCAAATTGATCCAGTAGGATTAAGGATTGCTTTGCGGCGCTATGCCGATAAATACCCGCATTTACCGTTAATGATTTTGGAAAATGGAATTGGTCATCTTGATCAGCTTACGGCAGATGGAAAAATTCATGATCCTTATCGGAGTGAGTATTTAGCAGCACATTTGCAACAAGTTTCCGCGGCAATTGCTGATGGTGTCCCGGTAATTGGATATTTTGTCTGGTCACCAATTGACATTATAAGTTCAAGTACTTGCGAGATGCAAAAGCGTTATGGCTTGATCTATGTTGATCAAGATGATTATGGTCAGGGTTCACAACAGAGAATTCGTAAAGACAGCTTTACTTGGTATCAACAATTTATCTCTCAACATCGTAGGGAAAAAACCAATTAA
- a CDS encoding BglG family transcription antiterminator, giving the protein MNDRLRMLVIQLSNEKWQTAQQLAQQLEVTPRTIRSYIAKLKENGVLLQASHTKGYRLQNQTDSQFLNEVSIGPEARRREFLVALLHYGSIDYYQFALEHHVEDTTVAKDISLLNRKLSSYTAKIAVKDYVAALEANEEQVRQILLDQLYQESATAGFNVQALRHYFHFKFNYDELTQFIRQQLKQNDLVLNDYNFTNFVFHLLVAIDRNQKLGKTIQPEMQASNQSQKVISVLVVWLRKSYGLSLLIEDQRYLTLLLDNTAQISWKNHESIRKLAIMVNEILQEINLRYELNLNDEHFVDRLLLHVANLVNRGHCSQLLQHQIPLVHHIKQTYPLIYDVAVFFVSQLAKKMGLALESDTEIALIAIHFGLYIEDSLINSDTLTISLISPGYQELRQKIANKISASYGKRVVVKTYSDDQRVDKSGLVLTTDPTIQRPGYLLVSNFFNSRDRANVTDKIDHYLQKKSDLRFEYFLSKCLSEEHFQISRSFADKKSFIEQRGNDLLKTGYIEADFLGDVLKRESMSSTNMLNGVAIPHSLQIGANRSIIDITIFPSGVVWDQNAAPVEIVVLSCIKASDQAIFGDFMDHLVKITSNSKLFNRLKESRSFNDFLHELRTISK; this is encoded by the coding sequence TTGAACGATCGGTTGCGGATGCTGGTGATACAGCTTAGCAATGAAAAATGGCAGACAGCGCAGCAACTAGCTCAACAATTAGAAGTTACCCCGAGAACAATTAGAAGTTATATCGCTAAACTTAAAGAAAATGGGGTCCTTTTACAGGCATCGCATACAAAGGGGTACCGGTTGCAAAATCAAACTGATAGCCAGTTTTTAAATGAAGTATCAATTGGACCAGAAGCACGGCGACGAGAATTTTTGGTTGCCTTGCTGCACTATGGCTCGATTGATTATTATCAGTTTGCTTTGGAACATCATGTCGAGGATACAACGGTTGCTAAAGATATTAGTCTGCTTAATCGTAAATTAAGTTCATATACAGCAAAGATAGCTGTAAAGGATTATGTTGCTGCCTTGGAAGCAAACGAAGAACAGGTACGTCAGATTTTATTAGATCAACTTTATCAAGAATCTGCGACAGCTGGATTTAATGTTCAGGCATTACGCCATTATTTTCATTTTAAATTTAATTATGATGAATTAACGCAGTTTATTCGACAACAATTAAAGCAAAATGATTTGGTTTTGAATGACTATAATTTTACCAATTTTGTTTTTCATTTATTGGTGGCAATTGACCGTAACCAAAAGCTAGGGAAAACTATTCAACCAGAAATGCAGGCTTCAAACCAGTCGCAAAAAGTAATCTCGGTTTTAGTTGTCTGGTTGCGCAAAAGCTACGGTTTAAGTTTATTGATTGAAGATCAGCGTTATTTGACGTTGTTACTCGATAATACCGCTCAAATTTCGTGGAAGAATCATGAATCAATTAGGAAATTGGCAATAATGGTCAATGAAATTCTACAAGAAATCAATCTACGTTATGAATTGAACTTAAATGATGAACATTTTGTTGATCGTCTGCTGTTGCATGTAGCGAACTTAGTTAATCGAGGCCATTGCAGTCAATTATTGCAACATCAGATTCCCTTGGTGCATCATATAAAACAAACTTATCCCCTAATTTATGATGTGGCCGTTTTCTTTGTCAGTCAATTAGCCAAAAAGATGGGTTTGGCTTTAGAGTCAGACACAGAAATTGCCCTAATTGCGATTCATTTTGGCTTGTACATTGAAGATTCGCTAATCAACTCGGATACACTAACAATCAGTTTGATTTCTCCAGGATATCAGGAGTTGCGTCAAAAAATTGCTAATAAAATTAGTGCTAGTTATGGTAAGCGGGTGGTTGTTAAAACTTATAGTGATGATCAACGTGTTGATAAAAGTGGTTTGGTTTTAACGACCGATCCGACAATACAACGTCCTGGATATTTGCTTGTTTCTAATTTTTTTAATAGCCGTGATCGAGCAAACGTTACCGATAAAATTGACCATTATTTGCAGAAAAAAAGTGACTTACGTTTTGAATACTTTTTGAGTAAGTGTTTGAGTGAGGAACATTTTCAAATTTCCAGGTCTTTTGCTGATAAGAAAAGTTTTATCGAACAACGGGGCAATGATTTGCTTAAAACAGGTTACATTGAAGCTGATTTTTTAGGTGATGTCCTTAAAAGAGAATCAATGTCTTCAACTAACATGCTTAATGGAGTTGCTATTCCACATTCGTTACAAATTGGAGCAAATCGCTCGATAATTGACATTACAATTTTCCCATCAGGGGTGGTGTGGGATCAAAATGCTGCTCCAGTTGAGATTGTAGTTTTATCTTGTATCAAGGCTAGTGATCAAGCAATTTTTGGTGATTTTATGGATCACCTAGTTAAAATTACCAGCAATTCTAAACTATTTAATCGGTTGAAAGAAAGCCGTAGTTTCAACGATTTTCTCCATGAATTGCGGACTATTAGTAAATAA
- a CDS encoding C69 family dipeptidase, producing the protein MEKRVKGSCTTILVGKKASIDGSTIISRNDDGHEALDPERLVVVNPAEQPRHYQSVISKVQVELPDSPLRYTSIPNSILKDGIWPAAGINSDNIAMSATETITTNSRVLGIDPFVAGGIGEEDLVTLVLPYIHSAKEGVTRLGALLEKYGTYEPNGIAFSDKDEIWWLETIGGHHWAAKRIPDDAYVVAPNRMNIDDFDFAAADTMASADLEEMIAKYHLNPDFNRVNLRHIFGSSSIKDTVYNNPRAWYGQKYFTPEVEQDPMEQDLPFICHANRKISIEDVKFVLSSHFENTKYDVYGSGSESDKTLFRPIGINRNHDVHILQIRNDVPAEIAGIHWIAFGANTFNTVVPFYANVTDTPASYKDANGTFNLNHMYWLSCTTALLGDTDYDFYVDMRNSYELAAMSAYRKIENDTDAALNQHQADAQEYLAAANQQLADKAMELQTKLLGDMVIAGSEKMKLRYNLND; encoded by the coding sequence ATGGAAAAACGAGTTAAAGGTTCATGTACAACAATTTTGGTCGGGAAAAAAGCTTCAATTGATGGTTCAACGATTATTTCACGAAATGATGATGGTCATGAGGCACTTGATCCAGAACGTTTAGTGGTAGTTAATCCAGCCGAGCAGCCGCGGCATTATCAATCAGTGATCAGCAAGGTCCAAGTTGAATTACCGGATAGTCCATTACGATACACCTCGATTCCGAATTCTATTTTGAAGGATGGAATCTGGCCGGCAGCTGGAATTAACAGTGACAATATTGCAATGTCGGCTACGGAAACAATTACCACTAATTCACGTGTTTTAGGGATTGATCCGTTTGTTGCAGGTGGCATTGGTGAAGAAGACTTGGTAACTTTAGTGCTGCCATATATTCACAGTGCTAAAGAAGGCGTAACTCGGTTAGGTGCTTTGCTCGAAAAATACGGTACTTATGAACCAAATGGGATTGCCTTTTCAGACAAAGATGAAATTTGGTGGCTGGAAACAATTGGCGGACATCACTGGGCTGCTAAACGGATTCCGGATGATGCCTATGTAGTTGCACCAAATCGGATGAATATTGATGATTTTGATTTTGCTGCAGCTGATACAATGGCTTCTGCAGATTTAGAGGAAATGATTGCTAAGTACCATTTGAATCCTGATTTTAATCGAGTAAACTTGCGGCATATTTTTGGTAGTTCATCCATTAAGGATACGGTTTACAATAATCCGCGAGCTTGGTATGGTCAAAAATATTTTACGCCAGAAGTTGAACAGGATCCAATGGAACAGGATTTACCCTTTATCTGTCATGCTAATCGTAAAATCTCAATTGAAGATGTCAAATTTGTATTGAGTTCACATTTTGAAAATACCAAATACGATGTTTATGGTTCAGGTTCCGAGTCTGACAAAACTTTATTCCGTCCAATTGGAATTAACCGAAATCATGATGTTCACATTTTACAGATTCGCAATGATGTACCAGCTGAAATTGCGGGGATTCATTGGATTGCGTTTGGGGCTAATACCTTTAATACCGTAGTACCATTTTATGCTAATGTTACCGATACTCCAGCTAGCTACAAAGATGCCAATGGAACTTTCAATTTAAATCATATGTACTGGCTGAGTTGTACAACTGCGCTGTTAGGTGACACTGATTATGATTTTTATGTCGATATGCGCAATAGTTATGAATTAGCGGCAATGAGTGCTTACCGTAAAATTGAAAATGATACTGATGCTGCTTTAAATCAGCATCAAGCAGATGCACAAGAATATTTGGCAGCCGCAAACCAACAGTTGGCGGATAAAGCAATGGAACTGCAGACCAAGTTACTTGGTGATATGGTAATCGCCGGTTCTGAAAAAATGAAATTACGATATAACTTGAATGATTAG
- a CDS encoding adenylylsulfate kinase: MSKIIVISGLTAGGKTTLVNSLARELKNSKIISFDNYDIDQLLSAPPLNKPLSQTINLYDIQNIISAVNSARYKYDYILVDYPFGNRHELFNRLIDLTVYIKTPLDILLARRILRDFSNKDISTVNNYLNVYLKTIRQVLIENENFIVDTADLVLAGEAPLATEVEKVIGTIKSL; this comes from the coding sequence ATGTCAAAAATAATAGTTATCAGTGGCTTAACTGCTGGAGGCAAAACAACCCTTGTAAACTCGCTGGCACGAGAATTAAAAAATAGTAAAATCATTTCTTTTGATAATTATGATATTGATCAATTGCTTTCTGCACCACCACTCAATAAACCATTATCTCAGACAATTAATTTGTATGACATTCAAAATATTATTTCAGCAGTAAATTCAGCAAGATATAAATATGACTATATTCTTGTTGATTATCCTTTTGGTAATCGTCACGAATTATTTAATCGATTAATCGATTTAACGGTATACATTAAAACACCTCTTGACATTTTGCTAGCGCGTCGTATACTTCGAGATTTTTCAAATAAGGATATCAGTACTGTTAATAATTATTTAAATGTATATTTGAAAACTATAAGACAAGTTCTCATTGAAAATGAAAATTTCATAGTAGATACTGCCGATCTTGTTTTAGCTGGTGAAGCACCATTGGCTACTGAAGTAGAAAAAGTAATTGGTACCATTAAGTCACTTTAA
- the mazE gene encoding type II toxin-antitoxin system PemI/MazE family antitoxin, protein MTVKTRKQGNSIMITIPAEFNIGVNAEYEPIIDVNGVISFMPVRSNLFKQNPDYDLRKAINDEKIPDNGNLVGKEDFWHE, encoded by the coding sequence ATGACTGTAAAAACTCGAAAACAAGGTAATTCAATAATGATTACCATCCCTGCAGAGTTTAATATTGGGGTCAATGCTGAATATGAGCCAATAATTGATGTGAATGGAGTTATAAGTTTTATGCCAGTACGAAGTAATTTATTTAAGCAAAATCCAGACTATGACTTGCGGAAAGCAATTAATGATGAAAAGATCCCTGATAATGGGAATTTAGTTGGAAAAGAGGACTTTTGGCATGAATAA
- a CDS encoding type II toxin-antitoxin system PemK/MazF family toxin produces MNKDMPKQGDLIWINSEPNSGHEYGAHDVSVGNTLRPMLVMSDLAYNQRTGMIVGFPITHTTHINKPFQFELSGHKISGHVILTELLGYDYLARAGETVDHVSTKELFQAKRAVKDIFGFLD; encoded by the coding sequence ATGAATAAAGACATGCCAAAACAAGGTGATTTAATTTGGATCAATAGTGAGCCAAATTCAGGGCATGAGTATGGGGCTCATGATGTAAGTGTCGGCAATACGCTTCGTCCTATGTTAGTAATGAGCGATCTTGCTTATAATCAGCGAACGGGAATGATCGTTGGATTTCCAATAACTCATACTACACATATAAACAAGCCTTTTCAGTTTGAACTTTCAGGGCACAAGATTAGTGGTCATGTTATTTTGACAGAGCTTTTAGGCTATGATTATCTAGCACGAGCGGGGGAAACTGTAGATCATGTTAGCACGAAAGAACTTTTTCAAGCTAAAAGAGCTGTTAAGGATATATTTGGATTTCTAGATTAG
- a CDS encoding MFS transporter — protein sequence MSKNINPFLVTDQSKLGKFHVKAMLITGMGVLSDGYGLSSVAVILPIILTSLGGEVTGLTTSFLSAAPLMGMIVGSLLFGYLGNSGRKKYYGIDVLLMTVATLLSAMSTNIVFLIITRFFFGIGAGADYVLSPTILGEHCNAKDRGKLMSAGFGLSWTMGAIFAVLVAMTCSALGLSGELTWRITLGMGALPAASVIYLRRHLPETPRFLARVQGNNQEAAEVVAAKTKQATTKLDVQQDHQSVQYYLQKEKAAIIKASLLWFLADIAGYSTELYGPSLIAKGLGLSSTSFSLLTHVLFSVPSAILAVFLIDSLGRNKLQALGAFLAGCALIGFSLLGTSGIMGPFIMFGAFSFFDNLGPGSVVQAGITGIEIASTKARSIVQAITVTAGRCGAILTAFVFPSLFKYFGETVSMWFLIAILFILTVASIVLLPEAKNRSLEDCAQEVIGQEGSMGQPL from the coding sequence ATGTCAAAAAATATTAATCCATTTTTAGTTACCGATCAAAGTAAATTAGGCAAGTTTCATGTTAAAGCAATGTTAATTACTGGAATGGGAGTTTTATCGGATGGCTATGGGCTATCTTCAGTAGCGGTAATTTTACCAATTATTTTAACTAGTCTTGGTGGGGAAGTTACGGGCTTAACGACTTCATTTCTCTCAGCAGCACCACTAATGGGAATGATTGTGGGTTCCTTGTTATTTGGCTACTTAGGCAATTCTGGACGTAAAAAGTATTATGGAATTGATGTACTTTTAATGACAGTTGCCACTTTATTATCAGCGATGTCAACCAATATTGTTTTTTTAATTATTACGCGGTTCTTTTTTGGAATTGGAGCGGGAGCTGATTATGTTTTATCACCTACAATTTTGGGTGAACATTGTAACGCCAAAGATCGGGGGAAATTAATGTCGGCGGGTTTTGGCCTAAGTTGGACGATGGGAGCAATTTTTGCTGTCTTAGTGGCAATGACTTGTTCAGCATTAGGGTTATCAGGTGAATTGACTTGGCGAATCACTTTAGGAATGGGTGCATTACCAGCCGCATCGGTAATATACTTACGGCGCCATTTACCTGAAACACCGCGGTTCTTGGCTCGGGTTCAAGGCAATAATCAAGAAGCTGCTGAGGTTGTTGCGGCTAAGACGAAGCAAGCAACAACAAAATTAGATGTTCAACAAGACCACCAAAGTGTCCAGTATTATTTACAAAAAGAAAAAGCTGCAATTATTAAAGCTTCGCTGTTATGGTTTTTGGCAGATATTGCCGGATACTCAACCGAACTTTACGGACCGTCTTTGATTGCTAAAGGGCTCGGATTATCTTCAACTTCATTCTCATTACTGACGCATGTGTTGTTTTCTGTTCCATCGGCGATTTTAGCAGTTTTTCTAATTGATTCACTTGGTCGCAATAAATTACAAGCTCTAGGTGCCTTTCTGGCTGGCTGTGCTTTAATTGGTTTCAGTCTTTTAGGAACGTCAGGAATAATGGGACCGTTTATCATGTTTGGAGCCTTTTCGTTTTTTGATAATCTTGGACCTGGTTCAGTTGTTCAGGCGGGAATTACGGGAATTGAAATTGCCAGTACCAAAGCTCGTTCAATTGTTCAGGCAATTACGGTAACGGCTGGGCGCTGTGGTGCAATTTTAACGGCCTTTGTCTTTCCATCATTATTTAAATATTTTGGTGAGACGGTCTCAATGTGGTTTTTGATTGCTATTTTATTTATATTGACAGTTGCCAGCATAGTCTTACTGCCGGAAGCTAAGAATCGTTCTTTGGAAGACTGTGCACAAGAAGTTATCGGTCAAGAAGGGTCAATGGGGCAACCACTCTAA